The Xiphophorus hellerii strain 12219 chromosome 22, Xiphophorus_hellerii-4.1, whole genome shotgun sequence genome has a window encoding:
- the LOC116713164 gene encoding carbonyl reductase [NADPH] 1-like isoform X1 produces MPLWIDMSTKVAVVTGSNKGVGLAVVRALCKQWQGDVYLTARDVGRGQAAVESLASEGLKPLFHQLDINDLDSIKTAAAFFKGKYGGVDILINNAAIAFKVADTTPVAVQAEVTLQTNFFASRDVLTHFLPLIKPGGRVVNVSSFVGPRTLNKCSLELQQRFRSDDITEDELVGLMQRFVDKAKKGELKQDGWPEMPYGVSKLGLTTLSMILARHLSKKRPHDGILLNACCPGWVRTDMAGERAAKSPDEGAVTPAYLALLPPETTEPHGKFVSDKKVQPW; encoded by the exons ATGCCTCTCTGGATAGACATGTCGACCAAAGTTGCCGTGGTGACAGGAAGCAACAAGGGAGTGGGACTAGCCGTCGTCCGAGCGCTCTGCAAGCAGTGGCAGGGGGACGTCTACCTCACCGCTAGAGATGT TGGTCGAGGTCAGGCGGCCGTAGAGTCTCTGGCCTCAGAGGGGCTGAAGCCTCTGTTTCACCAGCTGGACATCAACGACCTGGACAGCATTAaaacagctgctgctttctTCAAGGGGAAGTACGGAGGAGTGGACATCCTCATCAATAATGCCGCGATAGCGTTCAAAG TTGCAGACACGACTCCGGTGGCTGTCCAGGCAGAAGTGACCCTACAGACAAACTTCTTTGCTTCCAGAGATGTCTTGACTCACTTCCTGCCGCTCATCAAACCAGGCG GTCGTGTGGTGAACGTCTCAAGCTTTGTTGGTCCCCGTACCCTAAACAAGTGCAGCCTGGAGCTCCAGCAGCGTTTCCGTAGCGATGACATCACAGAGGACGAGCTGGTGGGCCTGATGCAGCGATTCGTCGACAAGGCCAAGAAAGGAGAGCTCAAGCAAGACGGCTGGCCCGAAATGCCATACGGCGTGTCGAAACTGGGACTGACT ACTCTGTCCATGATCCTGGCTCGACATCTGTCCAAGAAAAGACCACATGATGGG ATCTTGCTGAACGCTTGCTGTCCAGGATGGGTGCGCACTGACATGGCCGGTGAGAGAGCAGCCAAGTCACCAGATGAGGGCGCCGTCACACCGGCATATCTGGCCCTTCTGCCGCCTGAAACTACAGAACCTCATGGAAAGTTTGTCTCTGACAAGAAAGTTCAGCCGTGGTGA
- the LOC116713164 gene encoding carbonyl reductase [NADPH] 1-like isoform X2: MSTKVAVVTGSNKGVGLAVVRALCKQWQGDVYLTARDVGRGQAAVESLASEGLKPLFHQLDINDLDSIKTAAAFFKGKYGGVDILINNAAIAFKVADTTPVAVQAEVTLQTNFFASRDVLTHFLPLIKPGGRVVNVSSFVGPRTLNKCSLELQQRFRSDDITEDELVGLMQRFVDKAKKGELKQDGWPEMPYGVSKLGLTTLSMILARHLSKKRPHDGILLNACCPGWVRTDMAGERAAKSPDEGAVTPAYLALLPPETTEPHGKFVSDKKVQPW; this comes from the exons ATGTCGACCAAAGTTGCCGTGGTGACAGGAAGCAACAAGGGAGTGGGACTAGCCGTCGTCCGAGCGCTCTGCAAGCAGTGGCAGGGGGACGTCTACCTCACCGCTAGAGATGT TGGTCGAGGTCAGGCGGCCGTAGAGTCTCTGGCCTCAGAGGGGCTGAAGCCTCTGTTTCACCAGCTGGACATCAACGACCTGGACAGCATTAaaacagctgctgctttctTCAAGGGGAAGTACGGAGGAGTGGACATCCTCATCAATAATGCCGCGATAGCGTTCAAAG TTGCAGACACGACTCCGGTGGCTGTCCAGGCAGAAGTGACCCTACAGACAAACTTCTTTGCTTCCAGAGATGTCTTGACTCACTTCCTGCCGCTCATCAAACCAGGCG GTCGTGTGGTGAACGTCTCAAGCTTTGTTGGTCCCCGTACCCTAAACAAGTGCAGCCTGGAGCTCCAGCAGCGTTTCCGTAGCGATGACATCACAGAGGACGAGCTGGTGGGCCTGATGCAGCGATTCGTCGACAAGGCCAAGAAAGGAGAGCTCAAGCAAGACGGCTGGCCCGAAATGCCATACGGCGTGTCGAAACTGGGACTGACT ACTCTGTCCATGATCCTGGCTCGACATCTGTCCAAGAAAAGACCACATGATGGG ATCTTGCTGAACGCTTGCTGTCCAGGATGGGTGCGCACTGACATGGCCGGTGAGAGAGCAGCCAAGTCACCAGATGAGGGCGCCGTCACACCGGCATATCTGGCCCTTCTGCCGCCTGAAACTACAGAACCTCATGGAAAGTTTGTCTCTGACAAGAAAGTTCAGCCGTGGTGA
- the LOC116713166 gene encoding LOW QUALITY PROTEIN: carbonyl reductase [NADPH] 1-like (The sequence of the model RefSeq protein was modified relative to this genomic sequence to represent the inferred CDS: inserted 1 base in 1 codon), translating into MSTKVAIVTGSNKGIGFAIVRSLCKQFQGDVYLTSRDVDRGQEAVESLASEGXKPLFHQLDINDLNSIKTAAAFFKGKYGGVDILINNAGIAFKVADTAPFGTQAEVTLKTNFFATKDMLTHFMPLIKAGGRVVNVSSFVGSRTLNNCSQELQQRFRSDDITEDELAVLMQRFVDAAKKGEHKQDGWPDTAYGVSKTGLTTLSMILARRLSKERPNDGILLNACCPGWVRTDMAGPKAPKSPDEGAVTPVYLALLPAEAAEPHGKFVSEKEVQPW; encoded by the exons ATGTCAACCAAGGTCGCCATTGTCACTGGAAGTAACAAAGGCATTGGGTTTGCCATCGTCAGATCGCTCTGCAAGCAGTTCCAAGGGGACGTTTACCTCACTTCCAGAGATGT TGATCGAGGTCAGGAGGCCGTAGAGTCTCTGGCCTCAGAGG TGAAGCCTCTGTTTCACCAGCTGGACATCAACGACCTGAACAGCATTAaaacagctgctgctttctTCAAGGGGAAGTACGGAGGAGTGGACATCCTCATCAATAACGCTGGGATAGCTTTCAAAG TGGCTGACACGGCTCCGTTTGGGACTCAGGCTGAGGTCACTTTGAAGACCAACTTCTTCGCTACCAAAGACATGTTGACTCACTTCATGCCTCTCATCAAAGCTGGAG GTCGTGTTGTGAATGTTTCCAGCTTTGTTGGCTCCCGCACTCTGAACAACTGCAGTCAAGAACTCCAGCAGCGTTTCCGTAGCGACGACATCACAGAGGACGAGCTGGCGGTACTGATGCAGCGATTCGTTGACGCGGCCAAAAAGGGCGAACACAAACAAGATGGATGGCCGGATACGGCCTACGGAGTGTCGAAAACTGGACTGACG ACGCTGTCCATGATCCTGGCTCGTCGTCTGTCTAAGGAGAGGCCAAATGACGGG ATTTTGCTCAATGCCTGCTGTCCTGGATGGGTGCGCACAGACATGGCCGGTCCAAAAGCCCCCAAGTCTCCAGACGAGGGCGCCGTCACGCCGGTGTACCTGGCTCTGCTTCCGGCAGAAGCAGCTGAACCCCACGGGAAGTTTGTCTCTGAGAAGGAAGTTCAGCCGTGGTGA